One Alphaproteobacteria bacterium genomic window carries:
- a CDS encoding aminotransferase class I/II-fold pyridoxal phosphate-dependent enzyme, which produces MIALTNFVRRIEGSRTLKLNAAAQEYAQKHSDFIALTVGEPDFTPPECVLTAVRKGMLDGVCRYTAVSGRPSLLHEIRNYFRDMRGITLTDDTAVIATNGSIQGIFNTLMATLLPEDEVLLPQPYWPTYETMVRLLGGTVVGIALEYINDYKVTPESLARHITPRTKWLLLNNPHNPTGAVYTYDEQQALGDVLRRHPHVNIICDEIYALLVHDGLPCPSFAHVNADLADRVVVVDGVSKCGALSGWRLGFAAGPRHLIEALGKIQSQQTSNPSVISQVAAEALLRNGFDFLKPFCAELKVRAAFVRTLFAEHGIVTSNPQGAYYILADIRPFLQKATGEIDDESFVHTLIAQEHLCVTPGSYFAAPGYVRICLTNTVDVLAEAVKRLLHCLTRLVA; this is translated from the coding sequence ATGATAGCTCTTACCAATTTTGTTCGGCGTATTGAGGGGTCCCGTACGTTGAAACTCAATGCAGCGGCTCAAGAATACGCACAAAAACACTCAGACTTTATTGCCCTTACAGTGGGTGAGCCAGACTTTACCCCTCCTGAATGCGTACTTACTGCCGTGCGCAAGGGTATGCTTGATGGCGTCTGTCGCTATACAGCTGTATCAGGGCGACCTTCCTTGCTGCATGAAATACGTAACTACTTTAGGGATATGCGGGGGATTACACTGACAGATGATACTGCTGTGATCGCTACAAATGGGAGCATACAAGGTATTTTTAATACCCTCATGGCTACGTTATTGCCCGAAGATGAGGTTTTGCTTCCACAGCCCTATTGGCCAACTTATGAGACGATGGTGCGGCTTCTGGGTGGCACTGTTGTGGGGATTGCTCTTGAGTACATCAATGATTACAAGGTGACCCCCGAAAGTTTAGCGCGCCACATCACTCCTCGAACAAAGTGGCTTCTTTTGAATAATCCTCATAATCCTACGGGCGCTGTCTATACATATGACGAACAACAAGCCCTTGGGGATGTTCTGCGCCGCCATCCCCATGTGAATATTATATGCGATGAAATTTATGCTCTGCTTGTTCATGACGGTCTTCCTTGTCCTAGTTTTGCCCATGTGAATGCAGATTTGGCTGACCGTGTTGTTGTGGTTGACGGTGTTTCCAAGTGTGGGGCGTTGTCAGGGTGGCGTCTAGGATTTGCTGCTGGTCCTCGCCATCTGATAGAAGCACTGGGTAAAATTCAGTCTCAACAGACATCAAATCCAAGTGTGATTTCACAAGTAGCAGCAGAAGCGCTCCTGAGGAATGGTTTTGATTTTCTCAAACCTTTTTGCGCAGAGTTGAAGGTACGGGCTGCATTTGTCCGGACGTTGTTTGCAGAACATGGTATTGTCACATCCAACCCACAGGGTGCATACTATATTCTTGCAGACATCCGTCCTTTTTTACAAAAGGCAACGGGTGAGATTGATGACGAATCCTTTGTTCACACATTAATTGCGCAAGAGCATTTGTGTGTGACGCCCGGTAGCTATTTTGCCGCCCCTGGTTATGTGCGTATTTGTTTGACAAATACAGTTGACGTCCTGGCTGAAGCCGTGAAAAGATTGCTTCATTGTTTAACGCGTCTTGTCGCATGA
- the ubiG gene encoding bifunctional 2-polyprenyl-6-hydroxyphenol methylase/3-demethylubiquinol 3-O-methyltransferase UbiG produces MTTSSIDLDEVEKFERMAKGWWSERGEHGLLHDLLPLRMQYIMRVATRAGFGTLKGMRILDVGCGGGVLCEALTRCGALVVGVDASPTSIAIAREHAEKNTLAITYVEGEVADIQGEFDLVIAFEVIEHVTDPSEFLRAIQARIASGGVAVLSTINRTKLSRWMVIGLAENILKLLPEGTHDWNKFITPAEIARYVRACSGILCDVQGYMFNPCTRQGCFIGLTQVNYFASFVCT; encoded by the coding sequence ATGACAACGTCCTCCATTGACTTAGATGAAGTTGAAAAATTTGAACGAATGGCTAAGGGGTGGTGGTCAGAAAGAGGAGAGCATGGATTGTTGCATGATTTGCTTCCCTTGCGTATGCAGTACATCATGCGTGTGGCGACTCGTGCTGGTTTCGGCACACTCAAAGGCATGCGAATTCTTGATGTTGGGTGTGGGGGAGGTGTTTTGTGCGAGGCACTAACCCGCTGCGGTGCGTTGGTGGTGGGTGTTGATGCATCGCCAACCAGTATCGCAATTGCCCGAGAGCATGCCGAAAAAAATACCCTCGCAATAACCTATGTGGAGGGTGAGGTTGCTGATATACAAGGGGAGTTCGATTTGGTGATTGCCTTTGAAGTCATTGAGCATGTGACAGACCCATCGGAATTTCTGCGGGCGATACAGGCACGCATTGCTTCTGGGGGAGTTGCTGTTTTATCGACAATAAACCGCACGAAGCTTTCACGGTGGATGGTCATTGGGCTAGCTGAAAATATTCTTAAGCTTCTTCCGGAAGGAACACATGACTGGAATAAGTTTATCACCCCTGCTGAGATTGCACGCTATGTTCGCGCATGTTCGGGAATCTTATGTGATGTGCAGGGATATATGTTCAATCCCTGTACGCGTCAAGGGTGTTTCATTGGCTTAACGCAAGTGAATTATTTCGCGAGCTTTGTGTGTACGTAA
- the grxC gene encoding glutaredoxin 3: MSHVTIYSKSVCPYCVRAKALFDKIGIAYNEVRIDLHEEKRDEMLQKSNGSTTVPQIFIGDKHIGGCDELYALHANGRLMKLLA, from the coding sequence ATGTCCCACGTTACCATTTACTCCAAATCCGTTTGTCCCTATTGTGTGCGGGCTAAGGCACTATTTGACAAAATTGGTATCGCCTATAATGAGGTGCGGATTGATCTTCATGAAGAAAAACGGGATGAGATGCTCCAGAAATCTAATGGGAGCACAACTGTTCCACAAATTTTTATTGGTGACAAGCACATCGGAGGATGTGATGAGTTATACGCACTACATGCCAATGGCAGACTGATGAAGCTTTTGGCTTAG
- a CDS encoding ComF family protein — protein sequence MCRKKISSRKEISQKILDIALSPGKDKKLIVTANFSYRGLIRDFIMLLKYRKNPHVAKFMTELMYPLIDTPGSVIFCPVPAHPLRLVSRGYNQSMELAKEMAQRFHQGTVVDALVRRRNTPQQKKKTFLKRYQNIHNAIGLRPNAHSHLMRKDIILLDDVCTSGATLVECAKVLLTDGGVANVKACVFALATKKDPNSYSF from the coding sequence ATGTGTCGTAAAAAAATTTCCAGTCGGAAAGAAATATCCCAAAAAATTCTTGATATTGCTTTATCTCCAGGGAAAGATAAAAAACTTATCGTCACCGCAAATTTTTCTTACCGTGGCCTTATTCGTGATTTTATTATGCTTTTGAAGTATCGAAAAAATCCCCATGTCGCAAAATTTATGACAGAACTCATGTATCCACTCATAGACACACCTGGCAGTGTTATCTTTTGTCCGGTACCAGCACACCCTCTACGCCTTGTATCCCGGGGCTATAACCAGTCCATGGAGTTAGCCAAAGAGATGGCTCAGAGATTTCATCAAGGAACAGTCGTTGACGCGCTGGTACGGCGCCGTAATACACCCCAACAAAAAAAGAAAACTTTCTTAAAGCGCTACCAAAATATCCATAATGCTATAGGCCTAAGGCCCAATGCCCACTCTCATCTTATGAGAAAAGATATTATTCTTCTCGATGATGTTTGCACTTCAGGCGCAACACTTGTAGAATGTGCAAAAGTCCTGCTGACAGATGGGGGAGTTGCAAATGTTAAAGCCTGCGTTTTTGCACTGGCCACAAAAAAAGATCCGAATTCTTATTCTTTTTAG
- a CDS encoding patatin-like phospholipase family protein, producing MTAINAPEPPSVIPTPANTVPMPTIPMDDLDFSVQLAPYSFGRPIERPIFILSLDGGGIRGRREAEILAALERETLSEFGLHLCRIFDIMAGTSTGAGIVAALSLPGSTPHIPAFTAERLRALYTSHNAKKIFHAPLGYRIRTLGGLRGPRFPSTGLSHVLREYFKDHWISEAMTNILIPAFSLDTGREKYFRSDRAQQHLSEDYFVFDAVKASASAPTYFPAHAAINGEGLETLCVDGGLCMNNPTAEAFRMAEELYPGSEKYVLSLGTGEKAPHGNTKALHAEGLIRAARAIINATMSGSSRHVDDEMHRLLPTPSAGYPGHQHYFRSQSTITGSLTDMASTDPHVIAAIARLGDPGHNPEVRTTIESFMNVLRPFYNRAHTAPHME from the coding sequence ATGACTGCCATAAACGCCCCAGAACCCCCTTCTGTTATACCTACACCCGCGAACACTGTTCCCATGCCTACCATTCCTATGGATGATCTGGACTTTAGCGTCCAGCTAGCCCCATACAGCTTTGGTCGCCCAATTGAGCGTCCCATATTTATACTCTCATTAGATGGAGGCGGAATTCGCGGACGCCGTGAGGCAGAAATACTTGCTGCACTTGAGCGCGAAACATTATCAGAGTTTGGCCTTCACCTGTGTCGTATTTTTGATATCATGGCAGGAACATCTACAGGAGCTGGTATTGTCGCCGCCTTAAGTCTTCCTGGAAGTACACCACATATACCCGCATTCACTGCCGAACGCTTGCGTGCTCTTTATACCTCACACAACGCAAAGAAAATTTTTCACGCTCCTTTAGGGTATCGCATCCGTACGCTTGGTGGCTTGCGTGGCCCGCGTTTCCCAAGCACCGGCCTATCCCATGTTTTGCGAGAGTACTTTAAAGATCATTGGATAAGCGAAGCCATGACAAACATTCTTATACCTGCTTTCAGTCTCGATACCGGAAGAGAAAAGTACTTTCGAAGCGACCGTGCACAACAACATCTCTCAGAGGATTATTTTGTTTTTGACGCTGTGAAAGCAAGCGCCTCAGCACCCACATACTTCCCCGCACACGCGGCCATTAATGGGGAAGGTTTGGAAACATTATGTGTTGACGGAGGGCTTTGCATGAATAACCCCACAGCTGAAGCTTTTCGAATGGCAGAAGAACTATACCCAGGATCAGAAAAGTACGTGCTGTCCCTTGGCACCGGAGAAAAAGCTCCTCACGGTAATACCAAAGCTCTGCACGCCGAGGGGCTTATTCGTGCTGCACGAGCAATCATAAATGCAACCATGAGTGGAAGCTCACGCCACGTGGATGATGAAATGCATCGATTGCTTCCAACACCCTCTGCAGGTTATCCCGGTCATCAGCATTACTTTCGGTCACAAAGCACCATCACAGGTTCTTTAACTGATATGGCATCCACTGATCCTCATGTCATTGCGGCGATAGCACGTCTTGGAGATCCCGGACACAATCCCGAAGTACGCACCACTATCGAGAGCTTTATGAACGTGCTTAGACCTTTTTACAACAGAGCACACACAGCCCCACACATGGAATAA
- a CDS encoding bifunctional (p)ppGpp synthetase/guanosine-3',5'-bis(diphosphate) 3'-pyrophosphohydrolase, whose amino-acid sequence MIRQFQLVEKVRIYIPDVDEDKLNRAYVFAMQAHGNQMRESGDPYFSHPLEVASILAELNLDLETIITGLLHDTVEDTSVNLDQIEKNFGKEVRTLVDGVTKLSQIQWQSKHEKQAENFRKLVLAMASDMRVLLVKLADRLHNMRTLHYVASLEKRQRISQETLDIYAPLAERIGIQHIKEELEKLAFAQLHPEAYESITARLHFLREKGKDTVDSIKTQILQLMKENTMEASLSGREKSIYSIWRKMRQRKVPFEQLTDIIAFRILLGTREECYRALGAVHGAFAMVPERFKDYISTPKPNNYQSLHTTVIGPTNHRIEIQIRTHTMHEYAENGVAAHWKYKQNTTEDKSEYRWLRGLLDILEHSSDPEEFLEHTKLEMFQDQVFCFTPAGDLISMPQGATVIDFAYAIHSDVGNHCVSGKIDGRLVPLRTVLRNGSQVEICTSKSQNPSPAWERCVVTGKARANIRRFIRTQQRDQYIILGKSILQKYFKKYKKAFSDRTFIEFLSNFRMKSLDELYASVGSGVYTAADVYTRMHPENRSGAEENAEQTQNTVPSIIDKASNRKTDKRSAIPLRGLIPGMAIHYAGCCHPLPGDRVVGIVQTGKGVTIHTRDCATLMHYESEPDRWLDVSWDSENTPESTHVGRLYVLLSNQSGALAKLSTVVSQQDANIINFKITNRTENFFDIVVDVDVKNADHLTDIIASLRSVSQIVSVERV is encoded by the coding sequence ATGATCCGACAGTTCCAACTGGTAGAAAAAGTCCGTATATACATCCCTGATGTTGATGAGGACAAACTGAATCGGGCCTATGTCTTTGCCATGCAAGCACACGGCAATCAGATGCGTGAATCAGGTGACCCCTATTTTTCTCATCCGCTCGAGGTTGCTAGTATTCTTGCCGAGTTGAATCTGGATCTTGAAACCATTATCACGGGTCTTTTGCATGATACAGTTGAGGATACAAGCGTCAACCTTGATCAAATTGAAAAAAATTTTGGCAAAGAGGTACGCACACTCGTTGATGGTGTTACTAAATTATCGCAAATTCAGTGGCAATCAAAACATGAAAAGCAGGCGGAAAATTTCCGCAAGCTTGTGTTGGCTATGGCTTCTGATATGCGGGTTTTACTTGTAAAACTTGCAGATCGGTTGCATAACATGCGCACCCTTCATTATGTCGCTTCGCTGGAAAAACGACAACGTATTAGCCAAGAAACCCTCGATATTTATGCCCCGCTGGCAGAGCGTATTGGTATCCAGCATATTAAGGAAGAGCTTGAAAAACTTGCCTTTGCGCAGCTGCATCCCGAGGCCTATGAGTCAATAACCGCGCGCTTACATTTCTTGCGTGAAAAAGGGAAAGACACGGTTGATAGTATAAAAACACAAATACTTCAGCTGATGAAGGAAAATACTATGGAGGCTTCGCTATCCGGTCGGGAAAAAAGCATATATTCCATCTGGCGTAAAATGCGCCAACGCAAAGTGCCTTTTGAACAGCTGACCGATATCATCGCTTTTCGTATATTGTTGGGCACGCGCGAAGAGTGCTATCGGGCTCTAGGAGCCGTACATGGTGCCTTTGCGATGGTTCCAGAGCGCTTTAAAGACTACATTAGCACACCGAAACCCAACAACTACCAGTCATTGCACACAACAGTTATTGGTCCTACAAATCATCGTATTGAAATCCAGATTCGCACACACACCATGCATGAGTATGCCGAAAATGGGGTGGCCGCGCACTGGAAATATAAACAAAACACGACAGAAGACAAAAGTGAATACCGGTGGTTGCGGGGGTTGTTGGATATTCTTGAACATTCGAGTGATCCTGAAGAATTTTTAGAACATACAAAACTTGAAATGTTTCAAGACCAGGTGTTTTGTTTCACACCAGCAGGTGACCTGATTTCAATGCCCCAAGGCGCGACAGTGATTGATTTTGCCTATGCTATTCATTCCGATGTGGGGAATCATTGTGTGAGTGGAAAAATTGATGGAAGACTTGTTCCACTTCGGACTGTTTTGCGTAATGGATCGCAGGTTGAAATATGCACATCTAAATCACAAAACCCTTCACCAGCGTGGGAACGCTGTGTGGTTACAGGCAAGGCTCGTGCAAATATCCGACGATTTATTCGCACTCAACAGCGAGATCAATATATTATTTTGGGCAAGTCGATCCTTCAAAAATATTTTAAAAAATATAAAAAAGCGTTCAGCGATCGCACATTCATTGAGTTTCTTTCAAATTTTCGCATGAAGAGCCTAGATGAGCTTTACGCAAGCGTGGGATCAGGCGTTTATACAGCCGCAGATGTTTATACGCGTATGCACCCAGAGAATCGCAGTGGGGCCGAAGAAAATGCCGAGCAGACACAAAACACGGTGCCGAGCATAATTGATAAAGCATCAAACCGCAAAACAGATAAGCGATCAGCTATTCCACTGAGGGGCTTGATTCCTGGAATGGCTATTCATTATGCTGGCTGTTGTCATCCTCTTCCCGGGGATCGTGTGGTGGGGATCGTCCAAACGGGAAAAGGCGTGACGATTCACACGCGAGATTGTGCCACACTTATGCACTATGAATCAGAACCAGATCGTTGGTTGGATGTGTCTTGGGATTCAGAAAATACGCCTGAAAGTACTCATGTGGGTAGGCTTTATGTACTTCTTTCGAATCAGTCTGGGGCACTGGCAAAACTATCAACAGTGGTTTCACAGCAAGATGCTAACATTATTAATTTTAAAATTACCAATCGCACGGAGAATTTCTTTGATATTGTGGTTGATGTGGATGTCAAAAATGCGGATCACCTTACGGATATTATCGCGTCGTTGCGGTCAGTTTCTCAAATCGTCAGTGTAGAAAGGGTGTAG
- a CDS encoding TrkH family potassium uptake protein: protein MRLVFVNQLSYVVGIFMGIFAVAMTIPALIDFSLGLPQATAFSHSIIIITIAAGFMVTANRPAGDVQLRNHQAFLLTTLVWSVLCVISALPFYFSGCTPTFIDALFEATSGLTTTGATVIRDLSYASPGTYVWRAMLQWFGGIGIIVMALTVLPMLRVGGVLLYRNEFSDRSEKFLPRLSHVASHLLGIYTSLTFCCACGYYFAGMPLLETVCHSLATVSTGGFSVHNESFRFYQNPVIESISIVFMILGGGSLVLQARAFRGDFSVLRDQQIRGYAKVLFFLVCVAAVPSLYQKDSTIGGGISTLFQLVSMLTTTGYVGTDYESWGGFMKALVWLVMIIGGCTGSTSGSIKIFRYQIIWEHVKGYMRQIIYPRAVVSPKFNGRTIDPAILMSVITFLAAFILIILVATLSVTLAGVDLLTALSGALASVTNVGPGFGGVGPSGNYADLPLYAKVAYSACMLLGRLEFLTIVILLTPAFWEN from the coding sequence GTGCGCCTTGTTTTTGTTAATCAGCTAAGCTACGTGGTGGGAATTTTTATGGGAATTTTTGCAGTGGCTATGACCATTCCTGCATTAATTGATTTCTCGCTAGGTCTTCCCCAGGCAACAGCCTTCAGCCACAGCATTATTATTATTACTATTGCCGCTGGCTTTATGGTTACAGCCAACCGCCCTGCAGGGGATGTTCAGCTACGCAACCATCAAGCTTTTTTACTTACGACACTTGTCTGGAGCGTCCTTTGTGTGATATCGGCGCTTCCTTTTTATTTTTCTGGATGTACACCGACGTTTATTGACGCATTGTTTGAGGCAACATCGGGTTTAACGACAACTGGTGCAACCGTGATTCGGGATTTAAGCTATGCGTCTCCTGGAACGTATGTATGGCGAGCAATGTTACAGTGGTTTGGAGGTATTGGTATTATCGTGATGGCTCTTACCGTTCTTCCTATGCTGCGAGTAGGGGGGGTATTGTTATATCGCAATGAATTTTCTGATCGCTCGGAAAAATTTCTGCCACGGTTATCTCATGTTGCCTCACACTTGTTAGGTATTTATACCTCCCTTACCTTCTGCTGTGCTTGTGGATATTATTTTGCAGGTATGCCTCTTCTTGAAACGGTTTGTCACAGCTTAGCCACTGTTTCTACGGGGGGGTTTTCTGTTCACAATGAATCCTTTCGTTTCTATCAGAACCCTGTCATTGAAAGTATATCCATCGTTTTTATGATTTTGGGTGGGGGTAGTCTTGTGCTTCAAGCTCGGGCGTTCCGGGGTGATTTTTCTGTACTTAGGGATCAACAAATTCGGGGATATGCGAAGGTTCTATTTTTTCTGGTGTGTGTAGCGGCAGTGCCTAGTTTGTATCAAAAAGATAGTACCATAGGTGGGGGGATCTCAACGCTCTTTCAATTGGTTTCTATGTTGACAACCACAGGGTATGTGGGCACTGATTATGAATCCTGGGGAGGCTTTATGAAGGCGCTTGTATGGTTAGTCATGATAATAGGAGGGTGTACAGGGTCCACATCGGGAAGCATCAAAATTTTTCGCTATCAAATAATTTGGGAGCATGTAAAAGGATATATGCGACAGATTATCTACCCCCGTGCGGTTGTCAGCCCTAAATTCAATGGTCGCACAATTGATCCAGCAATTCTAATGTCGGTGATCACTTTTTTAGCCGCCTTTATTCTTATCATTCTTGTGGCAACCCTATCGGTTACTCTTGCTGGGGTTGATTTGCTGACGGCACTTTCAGGCGCCCTAGCAAGTGTCACAAATGTCGGACCGGGGTTTGGTGGTGTAGGACCCTCGGGTAACTATGCTGATCTTCCTCTATATGCGAAGGTGGCATATTCAGCGTGTATGTTATTGGGGCGACTGGAGTTCCTTACCATCGTTATTTTGTTAACCCCTGCTTTTTGGGAAAACTGA
- the ftsA gene encoding cell division protein FtsA codes for MRWLFGKHKGQSRAELISSIDIGSSRISCAIAEIDADNGLRVLGMGHHSSDGIRGGVITNMEHTKEAISKAVMHAEKQSRESIRNVFINVPSPHVFSHGIDVEMPIHGAEVTNEDISQLLSQASKNLSPVDKEIIHAIPSSYYIDGSHGIKDPKGMVGDVLGAKIHLVSSTLGPLRNWIACVEQCHMDVQGVVAAPFAAGIGVLDDDEIDLGTVVIDMGASNTGIAIFAEGSLLQLSDVPIGGNHISRDLARAFSTPISHAERVKCLYGSTIVGSSLERETIIIPIIGEQQSSSGSQVSRSSLTRVIKPRMEEIFEHVRERLRSLGVDQIPGCRIVLTGGGCLLSGTAELAQAILARPVRVGYPLHLQGLNKEYTVPYLAACAGILSYVRLQQNQEESDHRPSSPSPRGLLQNIFQKLRERL; via the coding sequence ATGAGATGGTTGTTCGGAAAACATAAAGGGCAATCCCGCGCAGAGCTTATTAGTAGTATCGACATAGGATCAAGCCGCATAAGCTGTGCTATTGCTGAGATCGATGCCGATAATGGTTTGCGTGTTCTGGGTATGGGACACCATAGTTCTGACGGAATTCGTGGCGGCGTCATAACAAATATGGAACACACCAAAGAAGCCATTTCTAAAGCTGTTATGCATGCGGAAAAGCAGTCTCGTGAAAGCATTCGCAACGTGTTCATTAACGTACCATCTCCGCATGTTTTCTCGCACGGGATTGATGTTGAAATGCCCATTCATGGTGCAGAAGTCACAAATGAGGATATTTCACAGCTTCTTTCTCAAGCATCGAAGAATCTCTCACCCGTTGATAAAGAAATCATTCATGCCATTCCATCAAGCTACTATATTGACGGCAGTCACGGTATTAAAGACCCTAAGGGTATGGTTGGTGATGTGCTGGGGGCAAAAATTCATCTTGTTTCATCCACGCTCGGGCCCCTTCGTAACTGGATTGCCTGCGTCGAACAGTGTCATATGGATGTACAGGGCGTTGTTGCAGCTCCTTTTGCTGCAGGAATAGGCGTCCTTGATGACGATGAAATTGATCTGGGAACCGTCGTCATTGATATGGGAGCGAGCAACACAGGGATTGCTATTTTTGCAGAAGGAAGTTTGCTGCAGCTTAGCGATGTTCCTATCGGCGGCAATCACATTTCACGAGATTTAGCGCGTGCATTTTCCACCCCTATTTCCCATGCTGAGCGCGTTAAGTGCTTATATGGAAGTACTATCGTTGGTTCATCCCTCGAGCGCGAAACGATCATTATTCCTATCATCGGGGAACAACAAAGCTCATCAGGCAGTCAAGTGTCACGTTCAAGCTTAACGCGTGTCATTAAACCACGCATGGAGGAAATATTTGAGCACGTTCGTGAACGTTTGCGATCCCTGGGCGTTGATCAAATTCCTGGTTGCCGAATTGTTCTCACAGGGGGTGGTTGCTTACTTAGTGGCACAGCAGAGTTAGCACAAGCAATTCTTGCAAGGCCTGTACGTGTTGGCTACCCCCTTCACTTACAAGGACTTAATAAGGAATATACCGTTCCTTACCTTGCCGCCTGCGCCGGGATTCTTTCGTATGTGCGCCTCCAGCAAAATCAAGAAGAAAGCGATCACCGCCCCTCCTCACCAAGCCCCAGGGGTTTATTACAAAACATTTTCCAAAAACTTAGAGAAAGACTTTAA
- a CDS encoding FtsQ-type POTRA domain-containing protein, whose translation MSRIKRSSSLRKPRTKRHPEGPLWSHISLRHVSVVFILSLLIGFFIISQSVDCAAIWKTYRDHVLSRISRGLELTVNEITITGMRHTTPGDVYKSLGFTQNDPMLLIDLSQSHTNLEQLLWVKRATITRIFPRNIHINLEEREPLALWQHQKKLHLIDTHGDVIRLVDTKPFHNFPHILGKGAPQNAHMIIRELKGFPTLAKHIHACAYIDNRRWDIILHNKIRVQLPEERTREALAHLNQMVKDGYISDESVLKVDLRIHGRTYLQLTPKAFSTQTKRTGAYT comes from the coding sequence ATGTCCCGGATAAAGCGCTCTTCCTCCCTACGCAAGCCTCGCACAAAGAGACACCCTGAGGGCCCTCTATGGTCCCACATTTCCCTGAGGCATGTTTCTGTCGTATTCATACTATCATTGCTTATAGGTTTTTTCATTATATCCCAGAGCGTTGATTGTGCCGCAATCTGGAAAACTTATCGTGATCATGTCCTTTCAAGAATATCTCGGGGATTAGAACTAACCGTCAACGAAATCACCATTACGGGTATGCGCCACACAACCCCAGGTGATGTTTACAAAAGTCTTGGGTTCACACAAAATGATCCGATGCTTTTGATTGATCTGAGCCAATCACACACGAATCTTGAACAATTACTATGGGTTAAGCGAGCAACAATTACGCGTATTTTTCCGAGAAATATTCATATAAACCTTGAGGAACGAGAGCCATTAGCCCTATGGCAGCACCAAAAAAAACTGCACCTCATTGATACGCATGGTGATGTTATTAGACTGGTTGATACAAAACCCTTTCATAATTTTCCTCATATTTTGGGAAAGGGAGCGCCGCAAAATGCGCATATGATTATTAGAGAGTTAAAAGGTTTCCCCACACTTGCCAAACATATTCATGCGTGTGCTTATATTGATAACAGGCGTTGGGATATTATCTTGCATAATAAAATTCGCGTGCAACTTCCTGAGGAACGAACCAGAGAGGCTCTTGCGCACCTCAATCAGATGGTCAAAGATGGGTATATTTCGGATGAATCAGTCCTAAAAGTGGATCTTCGCATTCATGGAAGAACATACTTACAGCTGACACCTAAGGCATTTTCCACACAAACAAAACGAACAGGTGCCTACACATGA